Within Plasmodium reichenowi strain SY57 chromosome 3, whole genome shotgun sequence, the genomic segment ATAATTAccatattttaaaatataatgcaatataatttaatcaatatttgtaaaaatgttctttaaaaaaattttattattctatTTCAAATCTTaagatgatgatataaatttttttttttttttttttttcctaatatggaaaatatatatttatataggAACTTcaatgaataaatatatatatatatatatataatatattttatattacatcTATGTACCTTTTAATGAGTAAATTTTTAGTCtggataataatttttggtcatttttttcttgttcatttttttttttgttttaaaatTCCAAATAATAAGATTACGAATGTATTAACATATGATAATTTGAAGAAGCAAAGAATTAATAGCAAAcataatacatttttttataaaaatgatacCCTAAATAAGTTAttaaatagaaaaaaaaataagcatatattattttacagaagtaaaaaggaaaaagatATTCAAGAATCGGGTTATTTGTACCCTTTTGATCATctagaaaagaaaaaaacaaaattcCCCCCAGATCCATATATTCCTAGTGAACATGAAAAAGAAAGCTCAATAGATATATTTCATgacaaaataaatgatgatgattTAATGATCTatgaagatgatgatgatgccaaaaaatattttggAAAAACCACTTTTAACACGCCTAACATTATTCAGAAAGATGAACATTCTGAAGATGACCAAGATGACGATTTAAATGATCAAAATGATGACCTTATAAATAACCCTACAAATAAACTTACAAATAACCCTACAAATAACCCTACAAATAACCCTACAAATAACCCTACACATAACCCTACACATAACCCTACACATAACCCTATAAACAGTCCAAATTACCAACAAGTTACACAATCTAATATTATCCTAGAAGAAGAAAACAATACAAACAAAACAGATATTGAAAAGGAcataataaacataaacTTTTATTCATctgaagaaaaaaaaattgcatgtgaaatgataaaagatcaaatatattaccTACTTCATTCGAGTATGGATAAAACGTTTATTGAAACgtttaatataaatattgaaTCCCACATAGTTCCAAGTGAAAAAAGGATTTGCGTAtcttataatatgaaaagtCATACTTTTAAAAGAAGTATATCTAATTTATCTGACCTAATTGAATTCtctaataaattaaaatatgtcCTAGATGAAAGAATTCATAAATTATACTatgaagataaaaataatgaaaatgcTTATTTAAATAAGACTTTAAGAAAAGAACTAGAAATTGgtaaaaaagaaagagaTGTTACAAACTTatctaaaaaaaatttacaaatGAGTATTGAATCCtctttaaaattaatagaAAAGTGCATGcaaaatatgtataaacaaaattatgaaataaCATTACATGATTTAAAATTAGCTTATAATATGTTGCCATGTAAATACTATGGTTTTTTCTTATCTAATTTATGCTCAACCATATCTACATTGTCTTATTATGTAAACGATTTACAAGGTACATTTAATTTTGCCCTAAAATCTATAAAATACGAACCTAAATATAACGTTGCGTGGAAATGCTTAGGTGATGCTTATAGAAGCTTTAGAAAATTTTGGCAAGctaaaaatttttatgatatagCTATATATTTAGGATATAAGGATGAGAAAGGAGAAAGATTTGAAGATATTGTTCAAGAGttgaataatttaataGAAAATGCTCTGAAAAATGTagatttattaaaagaacatatgaacaattctacaaatataataatcaaaaaGAACATTGGAAttgttttaaataaaaatccAGATTCAATAGGTGGTTGTTATGTATCTTATATAATAGAAGGAAGTAAAGCtagtaaaaaaaatcttCATCATGGAGATCAAATTGTAGCATTAAATAATCATGTTACTTATGGGAAACCAATTGATTTCTGTTTAAAAGCATTCCAAAAAAATGATGGTActtatgatattatattttttaaggGAAATATTATAGAATTGTATGGTTTAAAGgcttataaatatttaatgaaaaatgatttattCTACGCACTCTTTGAAAATGAACAAATTGTATCCTTTAAAAGGAATGAAACTATCTTATTTGATATGAAGGGCTTTGGCACATTTTCCGAATATGGAATGTCGAAAGCGGAATTTGTATAGGGCACATAAAAAGGGGTAAAGAAAAACacacaaaaaataaaaatatatatatatatatatatgtgtgtgtgtgtgtTTGATGTATGCTTCTAGTAATATACACATTGCgaaataacaaaaaaggcataaaaaaaaatagaataaattaaatacctttgtttgaatatttttatagaaAATGGCTATTTGTGAAAAGgtttaaataaaatagccatttttgaaaaaaaaaaaaaaaaaaaaaaaaaaaaaggaattaATTTACCTGAATGGTTCAtgttaaaattataaaatagtgtaaatttttattttattttattattattatttttttctaatattaAAGCATATCTATGATTATCtcacatataaatatatttgtatatatatatatatatatatatatatatatatatatttatttatatttattttttttttttttgattttcttttttgtgatagtaataatttcattaaacatttaaaatatattaattttatagaTTTGTCATTTAAGGCATAGTATAACATTTTGATGTCATCTAAAGtatacataattttatgtattataaaaaaaattttaattattttataaaaataaatattcatatataagGTGAAGGTTTAGCATgatccatatatatatatatatatatatatatatatttctttttatttatttatatttatatatttccatatttgtttatatttttatgtatattttttttttttttgctttgttttatttgttattgTTTGGGAATACAATATTTTGTCATacaaattaatatatttatgatagTTTTCGATATCCCTTTTTGTCCAGTTATTGACAGGTGTGTTTATGGTTTGATTTTTGTTTGTAGAAttatttttgaatttttgttttaatttttgtatatgTATTGGTATATCACAATCTGTTAAGAAGGTTTGATAATTTTGTTCATATGTTTTTCTTAGAGgtatagaaaataatttattttctttataaaaaaataatgcCAAGAATTTGATTGCACTTAATTGAATTGTTAATCCAGGATAAATAGGTCTGTGTTTTCCTAATTCATATAGAGCATGACATAaaatttcatataaatatgtttttaaatatattaatgtattaagatcatttttattttttaattgaTTTAGAATGATATcgaaaatattttgattatttagataatcattataattatttataaaagtttgcattttttctttattttgaaatatataatatttattatcatatttaataCAACAACTTTTATCTCCTTTAATAAATTGTCCTTCATCGTTTAAGGAGACTAAACAAAATCCTTCATTTTCAATTGGTATATTATAAGTATCAAAGTTATTAATTTGTTccaattttttaaatgatgaatcatctacatttatatattcagTTGGATTTTTTTCAAAACTAATTACATCATCATAACTATTAactaaataaaaagaattattatgaCATATAgtataattatcatatatattacattttaatagaatttgtttttttttataagtaACTACACAATAATTGTTGAATTGTATTTCTTGttcataattttctttttcatatatattataacctttaaaatatgctggtttattattatatttatatctattatatttttgatatgatttaattttttcttcaataTCGTAAGTTATTTTACATTTCATTTTCCACAAATTACTATATTcaatataaattatgttcttatactttttttcttgAAATTCTTGTTCTATAATAGGTATAAATTGTAATAAATTACAATATGaatcttcttcattttttttttttgataataatgtaaaggacgtgtttatatattttttttttttttttttatattcatcattaatcatatgtatattatctttatcataaggattattattaatattattatggtAAAAATTTTGGTTTAGGTTCATATCATTTGTTATACATTTATCAttgtaattattaataatttcataattattttgtttattatcatgatttttttttataataaatattaaatgcggtacaaattttttttttttttcattatgtaaaagaaaatataactgatttttattataaggtatattatataatatacaac encodes:
- a CDS encoding hypothetical protein (conserved Plasmodium protein, unknown function): MYLLMSKFLVWIIIFGHFFLVHFFFCFKIPNNKITNVLTYDNLKKQRINSKHNTFFYKNDTLNKLLNRKKNKHILFYRSKKEKDIQESGYLYPFDHLEKKKTKFPPDPYIPSEHEKESSIDIFHDKINDDDLMIYEDDDDAKKYFGKTTFNTPNIIQKDEHSEDDQDDDLNDQNDDLINNPTNKLTNNPTNNPTNNPTNNPTHNPTHNPTHNPINSPNYQQVTQSNIILEEENNTNKTDIEKDIININFYSSEEKKIACEMIKDQIYYLLHSSMDKTFIETFNINIESHIVPSEKRICVSYNMKSHTFKRSISNLSDLIEFSNKLKYVLDERIHKLYYEDKNNENAYLNKTLRKELEIGKKERDVTNLSKKNLQMSIESSLKLIEKCMQNMYKQNYEITLHDLKLAYNMLPCKYYGFFLSNLCSTISTLSYYVNDLQGTFNFALKSIKYEPKYNVAWKCLGDAYRSFRKFWQAKNFYDIAIYLGYKDEKGERFEDIVQELNNLIENALKNVDLLKEHMNNSTNIIIKKNIGIVLNKNPDSIGGCYVSYIIEGSKASKKNLHHGDQIVALNNHVTYGKPIDFCLKAFQKNDGTYDIIFFKGNIIELYGLKAYKYLMKNDLFYALFENEQIVSFKRNETILFDMKGFGTFSEYGMSKAEFV